The nucleotide sequence TGACTAATGACGTTGAATTTTTCAGGACTATGCCTAAAAACGGTCGACATCCCCTCGAGAATGTTTCCGTCCCCAATGGCCAATAGGGCCAGTGTAGGCACCAGAAGACCGGCTACCAAAAGCCCAAAGCCGTTAATGGTATCGGTATAGGCGACCATTTTCAATCCGCCGAAAATAGCGTAGACCGCACCAATGCTTCCTACAATTAAAATCGTTATCCATATTCCTTCGCTCGTTGTCACGTTCAAGAGTTCCGAGATATCGAAGATAGCTTCTATATTCAATGCTCCAGTGTATAGAACAATGGGCAGCAAGGTCGCCACAAAGGAGATGATCAAAAGAAGGGCCACTAAGGTCCGTGTGAGTCCGTCAAAGCGTTTTTCCAAAAATTCCGGAATGGTGGTCAAGCCCATTTTCAGGTAGCGCGGCGCAAAATATAGGGCAGCTATGACCAAGGCCAAGGCCGAAGTTACCTCCCAAGCTACAATGATTGCCCCGTTACGATAAGCCGACCCGTTCATCCCCACCAAATGCTCGGTAGATATATTGGTCAAAAGCAAAGAGCCCGCTATGACCACCCCAGTCAACGATCTACCTCCCAAAAAGTATCCGTCCTTGGTATTCAGCTTGTCGCGTCTAAGCTTGTAAGTGGCGTAAAAGGCTACAAATCCTGTAAACAATAAAAATGTTAATAATGCCATAAATGGGGGTAATATCCTAATTTATATAAGGTGCGATAAGCCACCGAATGTCAAATTAACAGAATTTAAGTGAATAATCTAGCACATTATCAAAATTTTCGTGTGCGCAGACGAAAATAAATTCTTCCACTCCTTCCTCTAAGTACAAAAAACAAGTAATCGATACGATTCTATTTTTACAGATAGGTTTTCTACCTTTAAGCAATGGAAATCATCTCTACCAATATCGGACGCCCCACCACGGTTATATGGAACGGCAAAAATGAGCAGACCGGCATATTCAAATCCCCGGTAGAAGAACCCCTATTTTTAGGAAAGACCGATGTAGCCAAAGATTCGGTCATTGACCGAAAGCACCATGCCGGCATCAATAAGGCCTGTTTTCTGTTTTCGGTAGACCATTACGACTACTGGAAAAAATTATATCCGGATCTGGAATGGAAATGGGGAATGTTCGGTGAAAACCTTAGTGTAAGCGGACTTGACGAATCTATCGTTCGTATAGGCGACATCTATAAAATAGGAAGCGCCCTTGTTCAAATTTCCCAACCAAGGGAACCTTGTTACAAACTTGGGATCCGGTTTAATGACCAAGGCATTTTAAAAAAATATATCGACTATGGCTATCCGGGCACCTACGTTCGCATTCTTGAAGAAGGGGAAGTCAGAAAAGGAGAGCAATTCATTTTGATAGAGCAATCTACAAACGAACTTACCGTAAAGGATTTTTTTCAGCTTTTGTTCATGCGCAAAAAAGACCCGAAAATATTGGAGCTAGCATTGACCAACCTAGCCTTGCCAGAGTACAAACGTGAACGTTTGAAGAAATATCAAGCTAAACCATGAGCTACACATGGCACCTCTACGTAATGGGAGCAATTTACGTATTGGCCGGAATAATGCACTTTATCAAACCTCGGGTGTATATGGCAATCATGCCCCGTTACTTGCCCAATCATAGGCTTTTGGTACAACTGAGCGGTGTGGCCGAAATAGGTCTGGGCCTGGGCGTGTGTTTCCCTTTTTCAAAAAACTATGCCATTTATGGGCTCATTTTAATGTTGGCCGTTTTCTTACTGGTACATTTCTATATGCTTTCAGAAAAAAAGGCTTCAGCCGGCATTCCCAAATGGGTATTGTGGGCAAGACTGCCTTTGCAGTTTGTTCTAATGTACTGGGCCTACAGCTACCTATAGCCATAAAAAAGCCCCTAAGGTTCTCAACCACCTTAGGGACAATTTAACTCAACTCAACTTAAACAATCTTAATTTACCGATATCTCCTTGTAGTAGGTTTCTTTGCTATCCCTTACTACTACGGTATAATCACCGGAATAGGCCTTGGTAAAATCAAATGCTTTTTCAATAGTCATTTCATCTTCCCGTTTTTCCGAGAAAACCAATCTGTTACTACTGTCGTAAACTTGTATGTTAACGTCTTTCTTATCGAGGTTCAATAGGTTCAAATACACTCTACCGTCTTTTACCCTAAAGACTGGCTTACTGTTTTCTTTCCTATCGATAACCTTCACAGTGCTACCCTCAATGCTGATAGTATACGATATCGTCTTTAATTCATCTTCCGATTTAAAGAAATATAGACCATCTTTAAGGTTAGACAAGTCGAATTTCTTGGCATAAGCCCCTTTTTCAACTTTTTCAAAGAATATAACGTTCTGTTCCGCATCGATGAACTTGATAGTCGTGCTCCCTGATTGGGAATCAAGCTCGTATACGAAACTTTTTACATTTTCATTAGGTACAACGCTCAGTTTAGGCTCACTCGCTAATCCAACAGTCGTGCTGAATAATAATGCGATCATTGCTGCTGTTCTTACTACTTTTCTCATGTCGTTGTTGTTTTGTAACCTGTCGTGAAACAGGTCGATTAATATTGGTTTAATATTACACTACAAACATACCGCCGTAATTCGGCTCCTACTACTCCACAATTGGCCAATAACTATGCTATTTTAACATCGCTTACATACTAAAAGACCCCAAAGGGTAATATTGAATATATTTTGGTTAATTTTGCAAAGAAAGGAAGAAACAACCTTGTTTAATTTTGCCATATAAACACCCCAGTAGATGAATCAAAAACCTGCTTTTGAGGCTATTGAACCCAGTTTTGGGCATTCTTACACGTATCAACGCTTTGATGCGACCAAGAACAACAAAAACAACATCTGGCATTACCACCCTGAAATAGAGCTGGTTCACGTAAACGGTGGATCGGGAAAAAGACAGATCGGGAGCCATGTTTCGTACTACTCCAACGGCGACCTTATATTAATAGGAAGCAACCTACCCCATTGTGGCTTTACCGATAAGCTTACGGGCAACGAGAGTGAGACCATTATTCAGATGAAGCAGGATTTTTTGGGAAACGACTTTTTTGATATTCCCGAGATGAAAAAGATCCAATCCCTTTTTGAAATGGCCAAGGGCGGTATTGCCTTTTCCGGAAAGACCAAAAGAAAGATTGGTGAGAAAATGCAGATTTTAGAGTACCAGACCCATTTTCAGCGTTTACTTTCCATATTGAACATACTGAACGAACTGGGCAACTCCAAAGATTTCAAGATTCTCAATGCCGAAGGTTTTTCAATGGAGACCGAAGTAAAGGACAACGACCGCATCAATGTGGTCTTCAACTACGTGAAGAATAACTTCAAGGAAGAGATTACGCTAGATGAAATCAGTAACCTAGTGAGCATGACGGTACCGTCTTTCTGCCGTTACTTTAAAAAGATTACCAATAAGACCTTTGTTCAGTTCGTAAACGAGTATCGTTTGGTACATGCGTCTAAGCTTCTGGCCGAACAGCCCTTAAGTATTACCGAGGTTTGTTTCGAAAGCGGGTTCAACAACTTTTCGCACTTTAACAAGCAGTTCAAGGCCTTTACCGGGCAAAACCCATCGGAGTATAGAAATGAGTTGAAAACGGTCCTTAAATAATGAAAAGGCTGGTTCCGGAAGAGATCTACCTAAATCTGCCCGATAGTGATATCGTCTATTATCCTGATTTCTTGGAACGGTCGGAAGCCGACAGCTCTTTTGACTTGCTTTATAAAGAAACGCCATGGCAGCAAGACCATATCTCCGTATTTGGTAAACGCTACGCCCAACCCAGACTCACGGCGTTGTACGGCAACAATGGAAAGCCCTATTCATATTCAAATTTGGTGATGCTTCCCCATGCATATACAGATACCCTTTTAAAAATAAAGAAGAAAGTAGAGGCCCAAACCGAAACAAGCTTTACCTCCTGCCTACTAAACCTGTACCGCAATGGTCAGGATAGCAACGGGTGGCATGCCGACAATGAAAAAGAATTGGGCAAACACCCGATCATTGCTTCGGTAAGTTTAGGGCAAGAACGTTTCTTCCACTTAAAACACCGAACGGACAAAAGTTTAAAACAAAAGCTCTTATTGCAACACGGAAGCCTTTTATTGATGAAGGGCCCTACACAAGAAGCGTGGCTGCACCAAATACCGAAAACGGCGAAACCTATCGGTGCCCGTATCAACCTGACCTTTAGAATTATCACATAAAAAAATCGGCCATTTTGTAATGACCGATTTTTTTTGCCCTTTAGCTATGGGAAGGTTACTGTCTTTAAACGTCGGGCGCCGAATAATTTCCTCGCAACCATCTACATAAATATAACTTCAAATAGACGAGCGGGGTATAAGCATTCGTTGAATTCCAGTTTTTTTTGATAAATGGTCGACTACATTTTAAAAAAGCCCGTTCAAGACCTTGGCCAAACGCAGTCCGCCCTTTTGCAATTGGTCTTCAACGGTGCCCCACCAATCATAACTATAGCGATAGTATAATTTTTCGCCTGCCTCCACTGAACCGTACAATTGTTGGGCAATATCTTGGGACTCCCCTACCCAGTCGTAAATAGTCCCTTCTTGAATCTGTTTTATTTGCTTTTTTGAAAGTTTGGGCAAGCTTGAAGCCAATTCGGTATAGCTCATACCGTAGTCGTTGATCATGTTAGAATCCCAAACTTTGTGAAGGTTGCTCCCCTTGTTGAACCATTGCACCTGAATGTCGTTTCCCCCTTTATCTTCAAAGCGGCCTACATGTAGGGGCTGATGCAGATCACCGATCAAGTGGACCAACATTTTAAGGTAAAACACCTTATCTTCCCTTTTGGCGTTCGGGTCTTTTATAATTTCAACGCACTTCTGTATTCCGACTACAATATCGCCATGTTTGTTGGGCTCGATATCGGAATACCTCTTTCCATCCGGAATGTTTACGTAATGCCAAGCACTGAATTCTTTGAAGGCTCTGTCGGCCTTAATGTCATCTCCAAACGTAGATACATAGGCAAGGTCTCTACCGTTCAATAATTTTTTCAGGGCTTTCCTGGTTTTTTTTGAAAGGTGTTGCTCTGCTACCTCGCCAACGGTCCGGTGTCCGGTTTTAGACCATTCACCTTCGTTTGCGTTAGAAAAGAAGGTTATAAAGAACAAAAAGAATACTATTTTTCCCATGGACAAAATTTACGGACAAAAGTAGAAAATTAGAGTTTAATCTATTGTTAAGAAGCCCAAGGGTTTCATTTTTTAATTTGATATTGCATCTAAAATTTATCGATTTGGTTTTAAAAAGAATAAAGTCCCCTTTCCTAAGATATACCTTATTGGCGACACTTGCCTTGGTGCTGTTTTTCTTTGTATTCATACTAAGTATTTATTGGGGCGCATGGGGCTCGATTCCTAACAAGGAAGAGCTTTCGGACTTTCAGTACCAAAGGGCATCGGAAGTATACACGGCAGATAGTGTGCTCATTGGCAAGTTTTACCTTTACGATAGGCAGCCTATTGCTTTTGAGGCTATTCCGGAACACCTACGCAACGCACTTGTATCGATAGAAGACGAACGTTTTTACGACCATTCGGGCATTGACTACCAAAGTTTGGGCCGTGTTGCCGTAAAGACGATACTTATGCAAGACCAATCGGCAGGTGGCGGTAGCACCCTCACCCAGCAACTTGCCAAGAATCTATATCCCCGTAGGGACAGAAAAAAAACAAATATTGTAGTCGATAAGATAAAAGAGATGGTAATCGCTTCCCGACTGGAAGACATCTACACCAAGGAAGAGATCCTTACCCATTACCTGAATACCGTTTCCTTTGGCGATAATACTTTTGGCATTGAAAGTGCATCCCTTAAATTTTTCAACAAGCAAGCCAAAGATCTTAACGTAGAAGAAGGTGCCGTTCTCGTCGGAATGCTAAAGGCCACCTATGGCTATAATCCCCGTATATTTCCTGAAAGAAGTCTCGAACGAAGAAACCTGGTACTTCAGGCCATGGCGAACAACCATCACCTTTCGAACGAAGAGAAAGATAGCCTTACCGATAAACCGCTAAAACTCGACTACCGCGATTTTGACAACAATGCCGGGCTAGCCCCATACTTTAGGGAAGAGGTAAGAAAGCAACTGCTCAAATGGAACGCAAAACAAAAGGAAGAAGGCCATGACTACAACATTTACACCTCGGGACTAAAAGTCTATACCACCCTCGATTACAATATGCAGTTCTGGGCCGAAGAGGCCATGCGCGAACACATGCAGTCGCTTCAAGGCCGTTTTGAAAAAAGCTATGGCAAGAACGCACCCTGGCGTACCAACAAAAAGCTGATTGAAAAGGTCGTCAAGCAATCAGGCATATACCAAAAACTAAAAAAGCAGGGTCTCGAACATGGACAGATCATCGATTCGCTCAGCAAAAAGAAGCAAATGGTCTTGACCGACTGGGACGGTGAAAAAACCGTTCAAGCCAGCAGTATAGATAGTATAACGCATTACATGAAATTCTTGAACACCGGCTCATTGGCCCTTGACCCAAAGACCGGTGCCGTTAAAACCTGGATCGGGGGTATAGATTTCGAACATTTTAAATTCGACCATGTTGCCCAAAGCAAACGACAGGTAGGCTCTACGTTTAAACCCATTGTTTATACCACAGCACTTGAAACGGGCATTTTACCCTGCACCTATTTTTCCGCTGAAGAAGTGGCCTATGAAAACCTAAAGGGGTGGTCGCCCAGCAACTCCGGAAAAAAAGACGAAACCTACCTCAACTATTCGATGGAGGAAGCCCTGAGCCATTCGGTAAACACCGTAGCCGTAAAGGTCTTGGAAAAGGCCGGCATCAGCAATGTATTGACCATGGCCAAAAATATGGGTATTTTCTCAAAATTGCCCGAGCAGCCCTCATTAGCCCTGGGTACCGGCGAAATTTACTTGAACGAATTGGCCGGTGCCTATGCCAGTTATGTCAACGATGGCAAGGCCGTTCTTCCCTATCTCATCGAAAAAATAACGGATAAAAAGGACTCCGTTTTAATGGAATTCAAACCGAAACGGGCGAGAAAGACCGCTTTTTCAGAGGAAACGAGACAGATTATGATCGAGATGATGAAAGGCACGATCGACAGGGGTACGGCTTCCCGAATACGTTCTACCTATAAATTGAACAATGCCATTGCCGGAAAAACCGGAACCACCCAAAACAACAAAGATGCATGGTTCGTGGCCATCACCCCCAAACTGGTGCATGTCACCTGGGTGGGACTCGACCATCATGAAATCGGGTTTAAAAGTACAAGTCTAGGACAAGGGGCCAACGCGGCATTGCCTATTTTTGCCAAGTGGATGCAAGAAATGAACAAGCATCCGTATTATAACGAAATAACAAAGGCCCAGTTCGAAAGACCCAATCCGGCCATCTTGGAAATGCTAGACTGCGAACCGGTAAAACGCGATGGTTTCTTCAAGCGTCTCTTTAAAAATCCGGATAAAAAGAAGACCAAAAAATTTAGAAAAGGAAATTAAACCCAACAAACTTTAAATACCGAACCCTTGAATTACAAAATACTCTGTTCAGACTTAGATGGTACCTTATTAACCTCAAAAAGTGATGTTTCCGAGCTAACCATTGCCGAAATACGCCGTATAAAAACGCAAATGAGAATCATCTTGGTCTCCGCAAGAATGCCGAGCGCCATGACTTATT is from Zobellia galactanivorans and encodes:
- a CDS encoding MOSC domain-containing protein; translated protein: MEIISTNIGRPTTVIWNGKNEQTGIFKSPVEEPLFLGKTDVAKDSVIDRKHHAGINKACFLFSVDHYDYWKKLYPDLEWKWGMFGENLSVSGLDESIVRIGDIYKIGSALVQISQPREPCYKLGIRFNDQGILKKYIDYGYPGTYVRILEEGEVRKGEQFILIEQSTNELTVKDFFQLLFMRKKDPKILELALTNLALPEYKRERLKKYQAKP
- a CDS encoding DoxX family protein, whose translation is MSYTWHLYVMGAIYVLAGIMHFIKPRVYMAIMPRYLPNHRLLVQLSGVAEIGLGLGVCFPFSKNYAIYGLILMLAVFLLVHFYMLSEKKASAGIPKWVLWARLPLQFVLMYWAYSYL
- a CDS encoding AraC family transcriptional regulator; this translates as MNQKPAFEAIEPSFGHSYTYQRFDATKNNKNNIWHYHPEIELVHVNGGSGKRQIGSHVSYYSNGDLILIGSNLPHCGFTDKLTGNESETIIQMKQDFLGNDFFDIPEMKKIQSLFEMAKGGIAFSGKTKRKIGEKMQILEYQTHFQRLLSILNILNELGNSKDFKILNAEGFSMETEVKDNDRINVVFNYVKNNFKEEITLDEISNLVSMTVPSFCRYFKKITNKTFVQFVNEYRLVHASKLLAEQPLSITEVCFESGFNNFSHFNKQFKAFTGQNPSEYRNELKTVLK
- a CDS encoding alpha-ketoglutarate-dependent dioxygenase AlkB family protein produces the protein MKRLVPEEIYLNLPDSDIVYYPDFLERSEADSSFDLLYKETPWQQDHISVFGKRYAQPRLTALYGNNGKPYSYSNLVMLPHAYTDTLLKIKKKVEAQTETSFTSCLLNLYRNGQDSNGWHADNEKELGKHPIIASVSLGQERFFHLKHRTDKSLKQKLLLQHGSLLLMKGPTQEAWLHQIPKTAKPIGARINLTFRIIT
- a CDS encoding S1/P1 nuclease — encoded protein: MGKIVFFLFFITFFSNANEGEWSKTGHRTVGEVAEQHLSKKTRKALKKLLNGRDLAYVSTFGDDIKADRAFKEFSAWHYVNIPDGKRYSDIEPNKHGDIVVGIQKCVEIIKDPNAKREDKVFYLKMLVHLIGDLHQPLHVGRFEDKGGNDIQVQWFNKGSNLHKVWDSNMINDYGMSYTELASSLPKLSKKQIKQIQEGTIYDWVGESQDIAQQLYGSVEAGEKLYYRYSYDWWGTVEDQLQKGGLRLAKVLNGLF
- a CDS encoding penicillin-binding protein 1A — protein: MVLKRIKSPFLRYTLLATLALVLFFFVFILSIYWGAWGSIPNKEELSDFQYQRASEVYTADSVLIGKFYLYDRQPIAFEAIPEHLRNALVSIEDERFYDHSGIDYQSLGRVAVKTILMQDQSAGGGSTLTQQLAKNLYPRRDRKKTNIVVDKIKEMVIASRLEDIYTKEEILTHYLNTVSFGDNTFGIESASLKFFNKQAKDLNVEEGAVLVGMLKATYGYNPRIFPERSLERRNLVLQAMANNHHLSNEEKDSLTDKPLKLDYRDFDNNAGLAPYFREEVRKQLLKWNAKQKEEGHDYNIYTSGLKVYTTLDYNMQFWAEEAMREHMQSLQGRFEKSYGKNAPWRTNKKLIEKVVKQSGIYQKLKKQGLEHGQIIDSLSKKKQMVLTDWDGEKTVQASSIDSITHYMKFLNTGSLALDPKTGAVKTWIGGIDFEHFKFDHVAQSKRQVGSTFKPIVYTTALETGILPCTYFSAEEVAYENLKGWSPSNSGKKDETYLNYSMEEALSHSVNTVAVKVLEKAGISNVLTMAKNMGIFSKLPEQPSLALGTGEIYLNELAGAYASYVNDGKAVLPYLIEKITDKKDSVLMEFKPKRARKTAFSEETRQIMIEMMKGTIDRGTASRIRSTYKLNNAIAGKTGTTQNNKDAWFVAITPKLVHVTWVGLDHHEIGFKSTSLGQGANAALPIFAKWMQEMNKHPYYNEITKAQFERPNPAILEMLDCEPVKRDGFFKRLFKNPDKKKTKKFRKGN